TCCAGGCGGCTGGCAGTTCGATGACCGGACCATCAACGTGCTGGGCACAGGGGAGTCAGCGATCAACGTGGTTACAGGATACGTGGACCTGACGATACTCATACCGTTCATGGGCATACTGGGCATCGTGATGGCAAGCGCCGTCACCGAGTACGTACGCCGAAAGCGCGAGTGAGCCATCAGTCGATCGACCCTGTCGAAGAAGGGTGGACCAGTTGGACCGCTATGAAGTGATCGTGGCCGGATCGGGCCCATCAGGAAGTCAAGCCGCCAGGCTATGCGCCGATCATGGGATGGAGGTGCTCCTTCTCGAGAGAGCGAGCCACCCCCGTCCCAAGTGTTGCGCTGGAGGTATGCTCGAGCGATCACTCAATCAGCTAGAAGGAGGAATACCATCCCGCTTGATCGAGCGGGAGCTCGACTCGGTCACTTTGGTGAACCAGAATGAAAGGGCCACTTACGACCTGAGGAAGCGGATTGGAGTTACCGTAAGAAGGGAGGAGCTCGACGCACACCTTGCCCGCGAGGCAGAGAGATGCGGTGCGGCCCTACTCGAGAATACCCCGGTCGTTTCTGCAGAACATCTGCCCGACGGTATAGAGGTTGAGACCGATCGCGGGAAGTTCCATGGCCGCTTCCTGATAATCGCTGAGGGGGCCAAGGGCTCTCTGTCCAACAGCCTTCTTGGACCCCGGGAAAAGGACGCTATGGCTGTCGGTCTGGCCAAAGAGTGCGAGGTCGAATCCCCTACGGGCAGCTCACTAATCATCTATCTGTTCGGTAACTCAAGATCGAGAGGGCCGCATGCATTTCCACTGAATGGTGCGGCCTTTCCACTGAAGGGGGCGATCACGGCTTCCGTTGTCTCCAATCAATCCAGCAAGAATCAGCTGCTCGCCGCACTGGATCTCATGGTCGCTGATATCAACAATAACTTCGGAATCAAGAACCGGAGGGACACCTGCGCCCACCCCATCCCGCTGGCTCCCAGGAAGAAGCTATGCTCCAAAGGGGTGCTGGCGGTCGGTGACGCAGCTGGTCTCGTGAGCCCTTTCTCAGGCGAGGGCCTCACCTACGCTTTCAAGAGCGCACGCCTCGCCTTCGAGGCCATTGACAGAGCAATGGAAGGAACTGAAACCCTGATGAGCTATCAGGCCATGTGCAACAGCGAGATAATCTTCCACATGAAGGCCGCCAGATTTCTGAGCCCGATCCTCCATTGGTTCACCGGTCTTACCGACATGGGTGCGCTCATGCGAACTTTTGGTGAGGAAGACGAGCTCCTGGAGAGAATTGCAACCGCGGCCACTGGTGAATACGACTGGAGGCCGGTGCTGAGCAAGGTCATCACGCGCTTCCCTAGGCTATTTTTCTCCTCACTTTGATGTGAGTCTCAGATGAGGTTCAGATATCTCAACGCTGCGTAGACCAGCCCGATGAACGATAAGAGCATCACCTGAGAGGGCTTTCCATACTTCCAGAATAAACAAGCCGCGGCGATGCCCAGGGCAGGGAAGACAATCACATCATGAGGCTCGTCGAATAGTGCAAGGGGCAACAGGGAGGCAATGAAGATCAACGCCGATACCACCTTCTTACCGCCTTCCAGGCCTAGCGTGGTGTAGACCGTCTTGACGCCTCCTTTGAGATCTTCCTCATATCCCTCGATGTCCATGATTATGGAACCCACAACCAATCCCGCAAACACGAAGAACCCCAGCAGAAGGGATTCCGGCCCAAGCGATGGAAAGATCACGCTTCCTGTCAGGTATGGGACCGGAGGATTTCCCTCGATGAACAGGACTTCGCTGTAGGGCGTGAGCGCACCATACAGGAGCGCCAGGAATGTGCCCAGACCCATGAGCATGGGGCTCATCACGTTCTCCTTCAATCTTATCGGCTTGAAAGAGTAGGTCCATGCCAGTACCAATATTATGGCGAGAACAAGGAACTGTTGAGGGGACAGTAGTGCAGAAAGAGCGAGGCACACAAGAACGAGTACCAATGAGAATTCAAGGTATGTTCTGGTTGAAATCATCCCCGATGCCAGTGTGCGTTTCCTCCTGGTAGGTTCATCCGTTCCCCGGTCGCTTATGTCATTCCACATGGTGCCCACCTGCCAGGCCATGATCGCAGACACCATTGCGATCACCGCGAAGCTCAAGTTCACCCAGAACGGTGTTTCCAAAATGCGCGTCGCGAGGTAGAGTCCCCCACTATATTTCCATCCCGCCACGATACCAGCGCCCACGATAATGGAGAAGAACAGCGTTTGGGGCAGACGCATGCTTCGCAGGATGTCCAAGAAACGCCCACGGGTGTTCAAATAGCCAATGGCAAGTACCAGAGCCACCCCCATAAGAAGGTAGTACATCACTAGGAACAGGTGGTACTGGTAGTACTTCGTGAGATCGAAGGCCGGAAACACTGGAACCCCATCCACGCTGCCCACCGGAAGGTAGAGACCAGGGGTGGCCAGGATGAACATGGTCATCAAGGTGAAAAGGACCAAGAAGAAGACCCTTAGGCCGGTGGTCACCCGCCCTGCAACGCTGTACAGGTTCGACCTCTGAGTCCATATGCCATAGGCGAAGAGAGCGAACAGGATGATCACCACCTCGGTAGCCTGGCCAATGTGGAAGCCCTTGCCGCTGAAGTGGAGCAGTGCATCAATGAAGTCCGTGGGAGAGAAGTACTCGTAGTTGTGATCAAGTCCGCTGATGTAGTGGTCTATCCAGGGCGGGAGGATTATTATCCACCAGAAGGTGCAGATGAAATTGACGATCTTCCTAACGCTCCTCTGAGTGAACGCCGAGAGAAGCAGCACAAGGCCCAGGAAGGTGACGACGAAGAATGAAACGTGATGGGCGATGCTGAATATCCAGGGGTGGGAGGTGGTGACGAACTCTTGGTCAAGCAGGAAGTACTCTGAAAGGTCCCTAAGGAGAGCTATGAGGACCACATAGAGGAATATCGTAAGTATGGACAGCCTGTTCCTTTCGAGGTAGAGGACGAACGAATCTATCTTATGACCGAGGCGTTCCTCTATCGTTGCACCTTCCTGGCCCCTAGTCATAGTCTCTCATCGAACACTGTTTATATAAATGCTAGGCGCTCGTTCACAATCTGAATTTTCAGATTATCATCAATCATTTATTCTCCAAGAACTCGATTGGGGGTCGTGTACGATGTGATCGTGTCGGGAGCGGGTCCGGCGGGCTCTGCCGCTGCGCTTGGAACCGCTCGAGCCGGCCTCCAAACCCTCCTTCTGGAGAAGAATCGCCTTCCTCGTCGAAAATGCTGTGCTGGGGGGGTCCTGGGAAGGGCACTGGACAGGGTAGGTCTAGAGATACCCGACGAGATCATCGAGAGGGAGATAAACGGCTTCACGGTGGTCAAAGATGATTTCAGGTTAGGGGTGTCCTTCGATAAGCTCGCAGGGATCACCGTGAACCGAAGTGCATTCGATGCCTTTCTATCGCGATCAGCCTGCAATGCGGGTGCGGAACTCATTGATGACACCCAAGTCGTGAAGGTGAAAGAATCATCATCCTTCGTGGAGGTGATTACTCCTGATGGTTCGCATCGATGCAGGGCGTTCGTAATTGCCGAAGGGGCGGCTTCGAGATCAGCCAGGCAGGTTCTGGGCCCCTATGTCCCCAACGGGCTTGCTCTTGGCCTAGCGTCAGAGATCAGGTTGGAACATCCCCCAAAGGATTCTATTGAGATACATCTCATGGAGACGCCATCTCCCAAATTGAGATGGGGTCCTAATTTTCCATTGAACGGGTGGTTATTCCCGCTTAAGCAAGGAGCAAACATCGGGGTCGTTGGGAGAGGAACTTCGGCCGAGACGCTACGGGATCGAGTTCGAGGAATAGCCGCCAGTGCCTTCGAGGCGATGGGCGGTGACATAGAAGATATGGATATATGCTCCGCACCGCTGCCCATGGTTCCAAGGAAGATCGTATGCTCTGGGCGCTGCCTTGCGACCGGGGATTCTGCTGGCTTCGTGAACCAAATCACCGGTGAGGGAATGTCCTACGCACTTGAAAGCGGTCACCTAGCGGCCAAGGCGGTCGAGGAAGCCCTGTCCACAGGGGACATTCGCAAACTGGAGCGGTATCAGCATTGGTGCGAGGACAGTATCATCCCGGATCTGAGGGCGACCATGCTCATCGGTCCGCTTCTCCACTGGCTGGTGGGTGTGGTCAACACTGAACGCTTCTTCGAGGTGTTCAGTGGCGATGATGAACTCGTGTTGACCTGTCTCCAGATCGCACGGGGCGAGGTCACCTGGATGAGACTGCTCCGTCAGACGATTCGAAAATTCCCAAGACTCTTCTTCTCATCCCTGGTTTGATGCGCTATCCCTTTTCAGATGAAATCCCTTCGAGTTGCGAAAGAACTCCCTCCACCCTCTCCAACTCTATGATCGCAACAACCTCGCTGTACTTCCTGGATATCCTCTTGAGAACCCCGGCCATATGCTCCTCCCTCTCCGCAGCTAGAAGTGAGAAGCCCTTGGAGCGGTTAATCAATGAATCCCAGGTGATGACGAATTCATCCGGTGAAGTACATCTCATCAATTTCTTTCTCAGTCTCTTCAGGAAAAGCGATTCCCGGATGAGGTCCACAGTCCCCACCATCGTACAGTAGGTGGCCGAATACAACTCCTCGTTCATATCGATGGGCAGAATGGGCACGGCGAGTTCCTCGGACACCTCGAGCGCGACCGAGAAACAGGGAGGCGGCAGCCTCACCTCACCAAAACCGCCTAGAACATCAGAATAGAGGGTCTCGACCTCGCTCATATCATATTCAAGGTCTTCATCCATGCTCTTCAAGCCTGCCAGCTCTTCCTTTGATATTGAAACAGCTATAGCTTGGGGGATGGTGCCCTTTACCGCCTCACGGACCTTATCTCTCTCTGAAAGAAGTCCCCTGATCACCGGAACCACAGTAATTCGAGAGGTCCCGATTTGAACGACGCTCATCTTGAATCACTTCTGTTCTCGACCAGATCGAGCAGCTTGTCGGTGTTGATCAGCTTCTTCAGCTCATCCCTTCCAATCAAGGCGGTGCCCTCGACACTCCCTCTGCTCCTGATCCTCTCGATGAATATGACAGACCTCTTCTCGGTGATCCGGGAGATGTCGGTGACCATCCGAGCCTTGTCCTTCAATTTCCTCTCGTCCTTTCCCAGGCCGGTCAGGAACAGTAGGTCATTATCACTGGTAAGAGCCTCGAACGGGCACTTAACGGTGGGCAGAATGGAGAATCCCATGCCGGACAGCATTTCGAAGATCTCCTTGCTGAATATGTCCAGCTCCTGAAGTTCCATTTCATGTCCACTGCACTCCGAGGTCTGTGCCAATGGGTCTATGGGGAGAACCAACGACTCATCCAAATACTCCTCCAGCCTCAGAGCTGCGTCGATCATCGCGCCCATTCCGGATTCGTACATCTGGATGGTTCTCCTTGACACCCCGGCCACCTCGGCTAGTGTGCCAAGACTGATGTTCCTCTCCTCCCGGATACTCTTAAGGCGCGGGCTATCCAGTTTGACATAGAGACCTCCGGGGGCAGCAAAGATGAATGGGGGTACGCCTTCCATAAGGTAGTCGGCCAGTGTCTCCACCGCGATGATGGGCACGCTGAACCGGGAATAGACTATTCCATCCTCTATCTTGCCGGAACCCGAGCGCTCTCCCA
The sequence above is a segment of the Methanomassiliicoccales archaeon genome. Coding sequences within it:
- a CDS encoding NAD(P)/FAD-dependent oxidoreductase, giving the protein MYDVIVSGAGPAGSAAALGTARAGLQTLLLEKNRLPRRKCCAGGVLGRALDRVGLEIPDEIIEREINGFTVVKDDFRLGVSFDKLAGITVNRSAFDAFLSRSACNAGAELIDDTQVVKVKESSSFVEVITPDGSHRCRAFVIAEGAASRSARQVLGPYVPNGLALGLASEIRLEHPPKDSIEIHLMETPSPKLRWGPNFPLNGWLFPLKQGANIGVVGRGTSAETLRDRVRGIAASAFEAMGGDIEDMDICSAPLPMVPRKIVCSGRCLATGDSAGFVNQITGEGMSYALESGHLAAKAVEEALSTGDIRKLERYQHWCEDSIIPDLRATMLIGPLLHWLVGVVNTERFFEVFSGDDELVLTCLQIARGEVTWMRLLRQTIRKFPRLFFSSLV
- a CDS encoding NAD(P)/FAD-dependent oxidoreductase, with product MDRYEVIVAGSGPSGSQAARLCADHGMEVLLLERASHPRPKCCAGGMLERSLNQLEGGIPSRLIERELDSVTLVNQNERATYDLRKRIGVTVRREELDAHLAREAERCGAALLENTPVVSAEHLPDGIEVETDRGKFHGRFLIIAEGAKGSLSNSLLGPREKDAMAVGLAKECEVESPTGSSLIIYLFGNSRSRGPHAFPLNGAAFPLKGAITASVVSNQSSKNQLLAALDLMVADINNNFGIKNRRDTCAHPIPLAPRKKLCSKGVLAVGDAAGLVSPFSGEGLTYAFKSARLAFEAIDRAMEGTETLMSYQAMCNSEIIFHMKAARFLSPILHWFTGLTDMGALMRTFGEEDELLERIATAATGEYDWRPVLSKVITRFPRLFFSSL
- a CDS encoding transcriptional regulator, which codes for MERVRFFLARTGFYVSRPLPRRSISFDIVARRDDTLMIVKVLSNVDAFSRDNAEEMKVLAEALEASPLLVGERSGSGKIEDGIVYSRFSVPIIAVETLADYLMEGVPPFIFAAPGGLYVKLDSPRLKSIREERNISLGTLAEVAGVSRRTIQMYESGMGAMIDAALRLEEYLDESLVLPIDPLAQTSECSGHEMELQELDIFSKEIFEMLSGMGFSILPTVKCPFEALTSDNDLLFLTGLGKDERKLKDKARMVTDISRITEKRSVIFIERIRSRGSVEGTALIGRDELKKLINTDKLLDLVENRSDSR
- the ubiA gene encoding UbiA family prenyltransferase gives rise to the protein MTRGQEGATIEERLGHKIDSFVLYLERNRLSILTIFLYVVLIALLRDLSEYFLLDQEFVTTSHPWIFSIAHHVSFFVVTFLGLVLLLSAFTQRSVRKIVNFICTFWWIIILPPWIDHYISGLDHNYEYFSPTDFIDALLHFSGKGFHIGQATEVVIILFALFAYGIWTQRSNLYSVAGRVTTGLRVFFLVLFTLMTMFILATPGLYLPVGSVDGVPVFPAFDLTKYYQYHLFLVMYYLLMGVALVLAIGYLNTRGRFLDILRSMRLPQTLFFSIIVGAGIVAGWKYSGGLYLATRILETPFWVNLSFAVIAMVSAIMAWQVGTMWNDISDRGTDEPTRRKRTLASGMISTRTYLEFSLVLVLVCLALSALLSPQQFLVLAIILVLAWTYSFKPIRLKENVMSPMLMGLGTFLALLYGALTPYSEVLFIEGNPPVPYLTGSVIFPSLGPESLLLGFFVFAGLVVGSIIMDIEGYEEDLKGGVKTVYTTLGLEGGKKVVSALIFIASLLPLALFDEPHDVIVFPALGIAAACLFWKYGKPSQVMLLSFIGLVYAALRYLNLI